CTCCTGTTTTCCCTAATATATCTTTAATCATTGTCAGCATTTTTTCTTGCTTATCAGGAGGAATTAGATTGTAATCATATATCCTCAGTTTGTTTTGTATTCTCTCTTCATTAAGTCCATCCAGCCAAGCTTTATAAGGTAATCCAGCCAACATTCTTTCTTTTTGATTCATTGTACATCTCCTTTTAGCATTTTTTATTAAACAGCAAAAGAAAAATGGATATATACTATAAAGTTTATATATTCTTCAATAACATTATGCTTTGTTATTAGTCAACCTGTAAAACTACTGCCTGGCATGATTCCAAAGTAAGTGTTTTACCAATAGGTTCAGCAATATCCATATTGGACAATAGTACTTCAGTTTTAGTATGTTCCATTTTCAATGCTATTCCATTTTGACTAAAATTAGCAGCTATTAGTATCTTCTGATTTCCTAATTGTCTGTAATAGGCATATATTTTTTCATGATCTAAATATGCAGGAATGAAATCTCCATAAGTAAAAATTTCTCCGTATTTTTCTGATTTTCTTAAAGAAATAAGCTTTTGATAGTACCTTAATACTGACTTTTCATCTTTTAACTGAGATTCTACGTTAATATCAGAATAATTTGGATTGACTTTAATCCAAGGATTACCCTCTGTAAATCCAGCATTGTCCTTGCTGCTCCACTGCATTGGGGTTCTTGCATTATCTCTGCTGTGTGCATAACATGCATTTAAGGCTTCTTCAATACTGAGGTCTGCATCTAAAGCTTTTTTATACTGGTCTTTTGTACTAATATCATCATATTCATCAATGCTTTTCATTTTGCAATTCCTCATGCCGATTTCCTGACCTTGATAAATAAAAGGAATTCCACGTAATAAAATACTAGTAGTTGCAAGCATCTTTATTCCAGCATCATTTTGTGCATAATCAGGAAGATAAGTACAAGCACCTCTTGGCTCGTCATGGTTTTCAATAATATTAGCTAAAAATCCTATACCCTGACATTGCTGCTGTGACTGAAACGTAACATTTCTCCATTCACAAAAGTCTAGTGGTTTAGAATCATACCAGCCATTTTTACCATCTGTAAGAATGTGTGCAGAAAAATCAAACATTGTAGAAAAATGACCATTATCTCCAATAAATTTAGCTAATTCATCCTCTTTCATATTGAACACTTCTGCTACAGTAAAAGCTTGAAATTTATCGAAAGTTTCATGTTTTAGTTCTTGAAGCATTTCACCAACTCCATCTACTTCCTCCACCATTTTTGTTACACGTACAAGACCGTCTTCTCCATCAGGAGGATAACTTGGAAATTCTAAATTTTTCTTAATGTTGATAATAGCATCAATACGAAAACCTGCCACACCTTTTTGCAGCCACCAGTTGATCATTTTAAATAGTTCCTCTTTTACCTTAGGATTATTCCAGTTTAAATCCGGCTGTTCTTTTGCAAACATGTGAAGATAATATTTGTCTGTATCTTTTACTGGTTCCCATACGCTTCCGCCAAAGTAGGAGCGGTAATTACTTGGAGGATTTCCATTTTTGCCTTTTATAAAATAGAAATAATCCGCATATTCACCTTCAGGTTCAGCTAATGCCTTTTGAAACCATTCATGCTGATCAGAACAGTGATTAATGACTAAATCCATTACAATATACATATTTCTTTTCTTTGCTTCTTCAAGAAGTGTATCAAATTCTTCCATGGTTCCAAATTCAGGAGCAATACTGTAATAATCTGATATATCATATCCTTGATCTACAAAAGGAGATTTATATATAGGACAAATCCAGATGATATCAATGCCCAAATCATTCAGATAATCTAATTTTTCAATAATACCCCTAATATCACCTATTCCATCGCCATTTGTATCCTTAAAACTCTTTGGATAAATTTGATACGCCACTTTATTGTGCCACCATTTATTTTTCATAAAAACTCCCCTCCAATATGAATATAATTACATTATATATATATGAAAAGGTTATTTCTTCTTCAATTTTGATAAAATATTATACTATTTTGACTTTTTTATTTGGTTTCTATATTCTGATGGAGTTATATACTTTATTTCTTTAAAACGTTTAATAAAATATCCTATATTGTCATATCCACAGGATAGGGCAATATCGAGGATTTTTCTTTCTGTTTCAGATAAAAGTTCTGAAGCTTTTTCAATTCTGATTTCATTTATATATTCAGTGGAGGTTTTGCCTGCGAGCTTTTTAAAATATCGGCAAAAATATTGTGGATTCATTCCAAGTAGTTTTGCCATATCATTAGTAGATATTTTTTTACTGAAATTATGTTGAATATAGCTGAGAATTTTTTTGATATTTGCTATCTTGTAGTTATCTTCTTCTTTAACATCATCAAAATAACAAAATTTTTTACTTTCATATAAAAGGGCAATCAACTGATAAATATATGATTTTACCAGAAGGAAGGAACTTAATTTACTGTGTTTTGATTCTTTTATTATTTTCATATATATCTTTTTTATATCTGTTAATATATCATCCTTTGATAATATAAATTGAGGGAACTGTATCTTTTTTTCAATTAGTGGTCTTATAATATGGTATTGGATCCCATCAAAATGCTCAAAACTAAGCATGTTTAGATTAAAGACTACAGCGGTTTCCTGGCAGTTTTCTCCACTAATAATAGAGTGAATATCTCCAGAATTAATAAACATAAATGCAGGAGCAGTAATTTTATATTCTTTCATATTAATGTTTACAAAGAACTGCCCTTTTTGAAAGAACACTAATTCTGCCTCATCATGCCAATGTAATTTAACCAAAAATTCTTTGTTACAATTCCATTTATAACAGGCTAAAGGAAAGCTTATATTTCCATGTTTAACTCCTTCTTTTAGGTCTTTTCTATGCATCATTAAAATCCTTTCTACATAATATCAATCCGGCTGTTTTATCCTTAATGTTTAGATTATAATATAGCTGATAAATGTATGTTTATATACTTTTCTATAATCATAATATAATCTATATTATAAAGTCAATTTTATGAACCTATGCAAAAATTCCATATTGACATTAATATATAAAGTTGATATTATAAATACAATATAAGTAAAATTAAAGGCATTGATGCGGAAGAGTAATTATATTGTTGAAATAAAGAGAGGGAATGCTGGTGGAAATTTCCCATGATTGATGTAATGAAGGTAGCCGCGGAGCTTTAGACTGAAAGCTTTATGCAAGTAGGTTTTAACGGAGTTTCCCACTGTTAAAAGGGAAGTAGTATCGGCTAATTTGCCTGTACTATATAGAGTGTGTACATATGTACAAAATTAGGTGGTACCACGGAGATATAACCCTTCGTCCTTAAATGTTTAAGGACGAAGGGTTTTTATTTTTATGATAAAAATTTTAAGAAAGCGGTGAATTATTTATGAGTATAGTATTTGCTGATAGAATGAATAAGGTTCAAAAGTCATTTATAAGAGAGATTTTAAAGGTAACAGAAAATCCTGATGTAATATCCTTTGCAGGGGGACTTCCCAATCCTCTATCCTTTCCAATTAAAGAAGTTAAAGAGGCTTCTGAGAAGGTATTAAGTGAAAATGGGAATTCTGTACTTCAATACAGTACAACAGAAGGATATCTCCCTCTAAGGGAATATATTGCTGAGAGATATTATAAGAGATTTGGGTTAAAGGTTCATGCAAACGAGATACTTATAACTAATGGATCACAGCAAGGGCTTGATCTAATAGGAAAAGTACTTCTTAATAAAAATGACAATATTTTAATTGAACGTCCTGGGTATTTGGGGGCTATACAGGCTTTCTCAATTTTTGAACCGGTTTTTAATTCAGTACCTTTAAATGACGAAGGAGTTGATACAGCTGCCCTGAGGAAAACTTTAGATCAGTGTAATCCTAAGCTGTTTTATACAGTTCCAAATTTTCAAAACCCTTCAGGAATTACATATTCAGCAGAAAACAGAGAAAAAATAGCAGATATTTTAAAAGAGCGTGATACAGTTCTAATAGAGGATGATCCTTATGGTGAAATAAGATTTATGGGAGAAGATCTACCTCCTATAAGGTCTAAACTTAAAGATAATTCAATTATGTTAGGATCTTTTTCAAAGATAGTAGCTCCTGCCATGAGATTAGGCTGGATTTGTGCCAAAGGAGAAATGATGGAGAAATTATTGGTTGCAAAGCAGGCTGCAGATCTTCACAGCAACTATTATGCTCAGAGAGTGGTATACCAGTTTTTAATGGATAATGATTTGGATGAGCATATAAAGAAGATAAAAAGGCTTTATAAGAATCAAAGAGATTGTATGGTAGAAATGATTGAAAAATATTTTCCAGAGCAAGTAAAGAGTACAAAACCAGAAGGGGGTATGTTCCTGTGGATTACTCTTCCAGATGGAGTTTCATCTTTAGATTTATTCAATACTGCAATTGAAGAGAATGTTGCTTTTGTACCTGGTGATCCGTTTTATATCAACAAAACTGGTATGAATACATTAAGGCTTAATTATACAAATTCAGATGAAAATATGATTGAAGAGGGGATTAAAAGACTTGGAAAGGCAATTAATGAAATTATAAAAGTATCTGTTTACAGTACAAAATAAGACTATGTAATAAATAAGATATTAAAAATTCAGACTATAAATAGTTTCAGTCTGAATTTATTTTTTCTACATATATTTTCGAATTTTTATCTTTTTTTCACTGCCTGTATTTTTAATTTGAGTGTGTAAAATATCATTTAATATGCTAATATCAATTTTATTTGAAATGGAGTCAGATAGTATTTGATTAAAAATTATTTCTTTTTCCATTATTAATGGAATGAGTTTGCGTCCTTCTTGTGTCAAATGTAAAACAGATTTACGATTATCATTAATTGACTTACTTTTATAGACAAGACCATTATTTACAAGTCTTTGTACTAAGCGGCTTGGACTTTTACTCTCACAAATCAGAAGTTCTCCTAATTCCTTAAGGGATAGGGGTTCATTTTTAGATAAAACCATTAATACTTCGCTTTGATTGGGAGTAATATTTAATGGTTTTAATATTTCAGCCAATTTCTTTGTTCCTTCTTTATTAACGCAAACAATTAAATAACGTAGTTCTTCTATTATATTCATTATTTCACTCCTTCAGTTCAAACTTCTAGTATAATAAAAACTGTTCTAATTGTTTTGATAATAATATATTAATCAGATTTCATCAATCGTAATTATATATTTTTTTGAAACTTTTAATTTACCATTTTCTAAGCTAATTTCATTCATAAATATATTTCTTTTAAATATAATAAATACATGACTAATCATTTACTGTAAATATAAAAGTATATTTTTCTATATAGCATTATTAATAATAATAGTATTTATTATTTAAATGTCAAATTATTTTTATTGATTTATAAAAATAGATGATATATCATGTATTTAAATTAAAAAAGAAAGCAGGAAATAAAAATGAAAATATTGTATTTCACAGCAACGGGAAATAATTTATATTTGGCAAAGAGAATTGGAAATGAGTATTACTCTATTCCTAAATTAATGAAAGAAAGGCAATTTGAATTTGAAGATGAAAAAATTGGTATAGTATTTCCGGTTTATTTTCT
This genomic window from Clostridium pasteurianum DSM 525 = ATCC 6013 contains:
- a CDS encoding glycoside hydrolase family 13 protein, which encodes MKNKWWHNKVAYQIYPKSFKDTNGDGIGDIRGIIEKLDYLNDLGIDIIWICPIYKSPFVDQGYDISDYYSIAPEFGTMEEFDTLLEEAKKRNMYIVMDLVINHCSDQHEWFQKALAEPEGEYADYFYFIKGKNGNPPSNYRSYFGGSVWEPVKDTDKYYLHMFAKEQPDLNWNNPKVKEELFKMINWWLQKGVAGFRIDAIINIKKNLEFPSYPPDGEDGLVRVTKMVEEVDGVGEMLQELKHETFDKFQAFTVAEVFNMKEDELAKFIGDNGHFSTMFDFSAHILTDGKNGWYDSKPLDFCEWRNVTFQSQQQCQGIGFLANIIENHDEPRGACTYLPDYAQNDAGIKMLATTSILLRGIPFIYQGQEIGMRNCKMKSIDEYDDISTKDQYKKALDADLSIEEALNACYAHSRDNARTPMQWSSKDNAGFTEGNPWIKVNPNYSDINVESQLKDEKSVLRYYQKLISLRKSEKYGEIFTYGDFIPAYLDHEKIYAYYRQLGNQKILIAANFSQNGIALKMEHTKTEVLLSNMDIAEPIGKTLTLESCQAVVLQVD
- a CDS encoding AraC family transcriptional regulator, translating into MMHRKDLKEGVKHGNISFPLACYKWNCNKEFLVKLHWHDEAELVFFQKGQFFVNINMKEYKITAPAFMFINSGDIHSIISGENCQETAVVFNLNMLSFEHFDGIQYHIIRPLIEKKIQFPQFILSKDDILTDIKKIYMKIIKESKHSKLSSFLLVKSYIYQLIALLYESKKFCYFDDVKEEDNYKIANIKKILSYIQHNFSKKISTNDMAKLLGMNPQYFCRYFKKLAGKTSTEYINEIRIEKASELLSETERKILDIALSCGYDNIGYFIKRFKEIKYITPSEYRNQIKKSK
- a CDS encoding PLP-dependent aminotransferase family protein is translated as MSIVFADRMNKVQKSFIREILKVTENPDVISFAGGLPNPLSFPIKEVKEASEKVLSENGNSVLQYSTTEGYLPLREYIAERYYKRFGLKVHANEILITNGSQQGLDLIGKVLLNKNDNILIERPGYLGAIQAFSIFEPVFNSVPLNDEGVDTAALRKTLDQCNPKLFYTVPNFQNPSGITYSAENREKIADILKERDTVLIEDDPYGEIRFMGEDLPPIRSKLKDNSIMLGSFSKIVAPAMRLGWICAKGEMMEKLLVAKQAADLHSNYYAQRVVYQFLMDNDLDEHIKKIKRLYKNQRDCMVEMIEKYFPEQVKSTKPEGGMFLWITLPDGVSSLDLFNTAIEENVAFVPGDPFYINKTGMNTLRLNYTNSDENMIEEGIKRLGKAINEIIKVSVYSTK
- a CDS encoding MarR family winged helix-turn-helix transcriptional regulator; the protein is MNIIEELRYLIVCVNKEGTKKLAEILKPLNITPNQSEVLMVLSKNEPLSLKELGELLICESKSPSRLVQRLVNNGLVYKSKSINDNRKSVLHLTQEGRKLIPLIMEKEIIFNQILSDSISNKIDISILNDILHTQIKNTGSEKKIKIRKYM